One genomic window of Cannabis sativa cultivar Pink pepper isolate KNU-18-1 chromosome 2, ASM2916894v1, whole genome shotgun sequence includes the following:
- the LOC115720974 gene encoding protein LURP-one-related 7 isoform X2, which yields MEFSKSDPIPISMPIPIPIDLFVSKKHDKTHKNGDSYFLNSDDKIVYKVNRRSSTDSSSSSSSSSSTKRVLRDAEGTPLISIHSHHKGCWQCYKGDGESKDFLFRVLRTKNTLTRTELEVFLVAEDLPDSPPDLKVKGFPFQKSCTIYKGNDIVAQGRF from the exons ATGGAGTTTTCAAAATCAGATCCCATACCCATATCAATGCCAATACCAATCCCGATTGATCTATTTGTGTCCAAGAAACATGACAAAACCCATAAAAATGGAGACTCCTACTTCCTTAATTCCGATGATAAAATCGTTTACAAGGTCAATCGTCGTTCCTCTACtgactcatcatcatcatcatcatcatcatcatcgacCAAGCGAGTTTTGCGTGACGCCGAAGGAACTCCTCTCATTTCTATCCACAGTCACCAT AAGGGATGTTGGCAATGCTATAAGGGTGATGGTGAGTCTAAAGATTTCTTGTTCAGGGTACTGAGGACCAAAAATACTCTCACTAGAACTGAGTTGGAGGTATTTCTTGTGGCTGAAGATCTCCCAGATTCACCTCCTGATCTCAAGGTCAAAGGTTTCCCTTTTCAAAAATCCTGCACCATTTATAAAGGCAATGACATTGTAGCTCAG GGTAGGTTCTAG
- the LOC115720974 gene encoding protein LURP-one-related 7 isoform X1, whose protein sequence is MEFSKSDPIPISMPIPIPIDLFVSKKHDKTHKNGDSYFLNSDDKIVYKVNRRSSTDSSSSSSSSSSTKRVLRDAEGTPLISIHSHHKGCWQCYKGDGESKDFLFRVLRTKNTLTRTELEVFLVAEDLPDSPPDLKVKGFPFQKSCTIYKGNDIVAQTSLMYKLNQIFVKRGKFRLTIFPGSVDHAFVVALIVIFLHG, encoded by the exons ATGGAGTTTTCAAAATCAGATCCCATACCCATATCAATGCCAATACCAATCCCGATTGATCTATTTGTGTCCAAGAAACATGACAAAACCCATAAAAATGGAGACTCCTACTTCCTTAATTCCGATGATAAAATCGTTTACAAGGTCAATCGTCGTTCCTCTACtgactcatcatcatcatcatcatcatcatcatcgacCAAGCGAGTTTTGCGTGACGCCGAAGGAACTCCTCTCATTTCTATCCACAGTCACCAT AAGGGATGTTGGCAATGCTATAAGGGTGATGGTGAGTCTAAAGATTTCTTGTTCAGGGTACTGAGGACCAAAAATACTCTCACTAGAACTGAGTTGGAGGTATTTCTTGTGGCTGAAGATCTCCCAGATTCACCTCCTGATCTCAAGGTCAAAGGTTTCCCTTTTCAAAAATCCTGCACCATTTATAAAGGCAATGACATTGTAGCTCAG ACTAGCCTCATGTACAAACTCAACCAGATTTTTGTTAAGAGGGGTAAATTTCGATTGACTATATTTCCTGGATCTGTTGACCATGCTTTCGTTGTAGCTTTGATTGTAATATTCCTTCATGGATAG
- the LOC115720974 gene encoding protein LURP-one-related 7 isoform X3, producing the protein MTKPIKMETPTSLIPMIKSFTRSIVVPLLTHHHHHHHHHRPSEFCVTPKELLSFLSTVTMVLRTKNTLTRTELEVFLVAEDLPDSPPDLKVKGFPFQKSCTIYKGNDIVAQTSLMYKLNQIFVKRGKFRLTIFPGSVDHAFVVALIVIFLHG; encoded by the exons ATGACAAAACCCATAAAAATGGAGACTCCTACTTCCTTAATTCCGATGATAAAATCGTTTACAAGGTCAATCGTCGTTCCTCTACtgactcatcatcatcatcatcatcatcatcatcgacCAAGCGAGTTTTGCGTGACGCCGAAGGAACTCCTCTCATTTCTATCCACAGTCACCAT GGTACTGAGGACCAAAAATACTCTCACTAGAACTGAGTTGGAGGTATTTCTTGTGGCTGAAGATCTCCCAGATTCACCTCCTGATCTCAAGGTCAAAGGTTTCCCTTTTCAAAAATCCTGCACCATTTATAAAGGCAATGACATTGTAGCTCAG ACTAGCCTCATGTACAAACTCAACCAGATTTTTGTTAAGAGGGGTAAATTTCGATTGACTATATTTCCTGGATCTGTTGACCATGCTTTCGTTGTAGCTTTGATTGTAATATTCCTTCATGGATAG
- the LOC115720410 gene encoding uncharacterized protein LOC115720410, whose product MALLKRKQKGKKGFMALKLDMSKAYDHIELGYLKVVMNRMGFAEKWISLVMHCVSSVSYSIIHASLGAAESVLTLLHTYEEASGQKVNVSKSSVFFSTSVEAALRAQICTNLGMAEALDGSLYLGLPNIVGRNKNVILGFIKNNIINQINRWEAGAYSEIALSVSSLRLSSQFSSLIH is encoded by the exons ATGGCTTTATTAAAGCGCAAACAGAAGGGGAAGAAAGGTTTTATGGCTTTAAAGCTCGACATGAGCAAAGCATACGATCATATAGAATTGGGTTATCTGAAGGTTGTTATGAACCGTATGGGCTTTGCTGAGAAATGGATTTCTCTTGTGATGCATTGCGTTTCATCTGTTAGCTACTCTATTATCCATG CTTCTTTGGGAGCTGCTGAGAGTGTTCTTACTCTTCTTCATACATATGAAGAAGCTTCAGGCCAAAAGGTGAATGTTTCAAAGTCTTCGGTATTCTTTAGTACAAGTGTTGAAGCTGCCCTTAGAGCTCAGATCTGCACCAATCTTGGTATGGCTGAAGCTCTCGATGGTAGTCTTTACTTAGGCTTACCGAATATTGTTGGGAGGAATAAAAATGTTATTCTTGGCTTTATTAAGAACAATATTATCAATCAGATCAATAGGTGGGAAG CTGGTGCATACAGTGAGATTGCGTTGTCTGTCTCTTCCCTCCGCCTCTCTTCTCAATTCTCATCACTAATTCATTAA